Proteins encoded by one window of Bacillaceae bacterium S4-13-56:
- a CDS encoding retropepsin-like aspartic protease produces MKLDFVSHLLEVEMKISYKGQRKTIDKLVIDTGAAHTLISSDIVDEIGIYFENGDPLVSSYGIGGEEYSFRKTVDFIKLDNYEIPDMKLDFGNISDWGINGLIGLDILMNGQFIIDLGKLELLQN; encoded by the coding sequence ATGAAGTTAGACTTTGTGAGTCATCTACTAGAAGTTGAAATGAAGATTTCTTACAAAGGACAAAGAAAAACAATTGATAAACTTGTAATTGATACAGGTGCAGCTCATACTCTTATTTCATCTGATATTGTTGACGAGATAGGCATATACTTTGAGAATGGGGATCCTCTTGTAAGTTCTTATGGAATTGGCGGTGAAGAGTATTCTTTCCGAAAAACAGTTGATTTCATTAAGCTGGATAATTATGAAATTCCTGATATGAAGTTAGATTTTGGGAATATATCTGATTGGGGAATCAATGGTCTAATAGGACTCGATATATTAATGAATGGACAGTTCATTATTGATTTAGGAAAATTAGAATTACTCCAAAATTAA